A window of the Pantoea sp. Lij88 genome harbors these coding sequences:
- a CDS encoding beta-galactosidase, with product MNKFPPLSARVNRLLHGADYNPEQWVHQPGIIDDDVAMMKQANCNVMSVGIFSWAKLEPEEGRYEFGWLDEVIDTLWLQGISVFLATPSGARPAWMSQAYPEVLRVGRDRVPALHGGRHNHCMTSPVYRQKVQAMNSRLAARYAHHPAVIGWHISNEYGGECHCDRCQEAFRGWLQRRYETLERLNFAWWSDFWSHTYSDWSQIVSPAPQGEMSIHGLNLDWRRFMTAQVTDFCREEIKPLKQANPDLPATTNFMEYFYDYDYWTLASALDFISWDSYPMWHNEKDETTLACYTAMYHDLMRTLKQGKPFVLMESTPGATNWQPTSKLKKPGMHILSSLQAVAHGADAVQYFQWRKSRGSVEKFHGAVVDHVGHLDTRTGREVIELGRMLAAMTPVMGSRVEARVAIIFDWESRWAMDNAQGPRNLGLHYERTVNEHYRAFWEQGVAVDVINGDSDFSGYDLVIAPMLYMVRDGFAARAEAHVERGGHFVASYWSGIVNESDLCYSGGFPGPLRPLLGIWSEEIDSLTDEEFNGVRGVRGNELGLSGPYQARELCEHIHLEGATALATYESDFYAGTPAVTVNRVGQGKAWYIASRNDLPFHRDFYAALIKQLGLPRALASDLPPGVVVQRRTDGEQAFLFVQNFTAQVQQVSLPAGLTDLVDGAGVGESLTLGPWGCRVLSVPLV from the coding sequence ATGAATAAATTTCCCCCGCTCAGCGCCCGGGTTAACCGGCTGCTGCATGGTGCTGACTACAATCCGGAACAGTGGGTGCACCAGCCGGGCATTATTGATGACGACGTGGCAATGATGAAGCAGGCAAACTGTAACGTTATGTCGGTGGGTATTTTCAGCTGGGCGAAGCTGGAGCCGGAAGAGGGACGCTATGAGTTTGGCTGGCTGGATGAGGTGATCGATACGCTGTGGCTGCAGGGAATTTCTGTGTTTCTTGCGACCCCGAGCGGGGCGCGTCCGGCCTGGATGTCGCAGGCGTATCCGGAGGTGTTACGCGTGGGGCGCGATCGCGTACCCGCCCTGCATGGCGGCCGTCATAATCACTGTATGACTTCGCCGGTCTATCGCCAGAAAGTGCAGGCGATGAACAGCCGGCTGGCGGCGCGCTATGCGCATCATCCGGCGGTGATCGGCTGGCATATTTCCAACGAGTATGGCGGCGAGTGTCACTGCGATCGCTGTCAGGAGGCGTTTCGCGGCTGGCTGCAGCGGCGCTATGAGACGCTGGAGAGGCTGAATTTCGCCTGGTGGAGCGATTTCTGGAGTCACACGTATAGCGACTGGTCTCAGATTGTCTCGCCTGCGCCACAGGGTGAGATGTCGATTCATGGCCTGAATCTGGACTGGCGACGATTTATGACCGCGCAGGTGACGGACTTCTGCCGGGAGGAGATTAAACCGCTGAAGCAGGCCAATCCCGATCTGCCTGCCACCACCAATTTCATGGAGTATTTCTACGACTACGATTACTGGACGCTGGCTTCGGCGCTCGATTTTATCTCGTGGGACAGCTACCCGATGTGGCACAACGAGAAGGATGAGACCACGCTCGCCTGTTATACCGCGATGTATCACGATTTGATGCGCACGCTGAAGCAGGGCAAGCCGTTCGTGCTGATGGAGTCGACGCCGGGCGCGACGAACTGGCAGCCGACCAGCAAGTTAAAGAAACCGGGGATGCATATTCTGTCGTCACTGCAGGCGGTGGCGCATGGTGCGGACGCGGTACAGTATTTCCAGTGGCGCAAGAGCCGGGGTTCGGTCGAGAAGTTTCATGGCGCCGTCGTCGATCATGTCGGTCATCTGGATACGCGCACCGGTCGTGAAGTGATTGAACTGGGCCGGATGCTGGCCGCGATGACGCCGGTAATGGGCAGTCGGGTTGAGGCCCGGGTGGCGATTATTTTTGACTGGGAGAGTCGCTGGGCGATGGATAACGCGCAGGGACCGCGCAATCTCGGCCTGCATTATGAGCGCACGGTAAACGAGCATTATCGGGCGTTCTGGGAACAGGGCGTTGCGGTCGATGTGATTAACGGCGACAGCGATTTCAGCGGTTACGATCTGGTGATTGCGCCGATGCTGTATATGGTGCGCGACGGTTTTGCGGCGCGAGCAGAAGCGCATGTTGAGCGGGGCGGGCATTTCGTGGCCAGCTACTGGAGCGGCATCGTGAATGAGAGCGATCTTTGTTATTCCGGCGGGTTCCCTGGGCCGCTGCGGCCGCTGCTCGGCATCTGGTCAGAAGAGATCGACAGTCTGACCGATGAGGAGTTTAACGGCGTGCGCGGTGTGCGCGGCAATGAGCTGGGGTTGAGCGGGCCGTATCAGGCACGGGAGCTTTGCGAGCATATCCATCTGGAGGGCGCGACTGCGCTGGCCACTTACGAGAGTGATTTTTATGCCGGCACCCCGGCGGTGACGGTGAACCGTGTCGGTCAGGGGAAAGCCTGGTATATCGCGTCGCGTAATGATCTGCCGTTCCATCGGGATTTTTATGCTGCGCTGATTAAGCAGCTGGGGTTGCCGCGTGCGCTGGCGAGTGATTTGCCGCCGGGCGTGGTGGTGCAACGCCGAACGGATGGCGAGCAGGCGTTTCTGTTTGTGCAGAACTTTACGGCGCAGGTGCAGCAGGTGTCATTGCCTGCCGGGCTGACGGATTTGGTTGATGGCGCAGGTGTTGGGGAATCGCTGACGCTGGGGCCGTGGGGGTGCAGAGTTTTGAGTGTGCCACTGGTGTAG
- a CDS encoding glucose PTS transporter subunit EIIB: protein MVSLKSFKQYFSRQPLTVEELEVDSELLERLVNCFGGRENIEQVDACLTRLRVKVRSLKAVDTAGLQKAGAIGVVILGHEVHAIFGKQSDQLRQLLEARFFRPE, encoded by the coding sequence ATGGTGAGTCTGAAATCGTTTAAGCAATATTTCAGTCGGCAGCCGCTGACGGTGGAAGAGCTTGAAGTAGACAGTGAGCTCCTGGAGCGTCTGGTGAACTGCTTTGGCGGACGTGAGAATATTGAGCAGGTAGACGCCTGTTTAACGCGGCTTCGCGTGAAGGTGAGGTCGCTGAAGGCGGTGGATACGGCGGGATTGCAGAAAGCCGGAGCGATTGGCGTAGTGATTCTGGGGCATGAGGTTCATGCGATCTTTGGTAAGCAGTCTGACCAGCTGCGTCAGCTTCTCGAAGCCCGTTTCTTCAGGCCGGAATAA
- a CDS encoding maltoporin has translation METRLRTAAVALAAALTSPTLYAAIDNIDFHGYLRGGVGVSQDGGIEEYQKNKVGRLGNEADTYGEVELGSEVYKKDDVSFYVDTMVSMFSDGSNDNETTFGDDAQFGLRQLNLQIKGLVPGDKDAVIWGGKRYYQRHDLHIIDTKYWNISGSGAGIENYTLGPGAISFAWIRGDANDVDYRVDGDNDVNINYLDLRYAGWTPWSGAWTEFGIDYAMPNTTNKQKEYGGLYDADNGVMVTSEISQDVWGGYQKLVFQYANKGLAQNMISQGGGWYDMWNDTQNATGYRVINTGLLPITDKFSINQVFTWGSADDVTAQTSKSTLLSLVGRGQYQFTQYVRGIGEVGSFWQKDENKVGSDYRQAGQKYTLALGLAAGPEFMSRPELRLFASYLNDSEDGHSFKDNTSNNTWNFGVQVEAWW, from the coding sequence ATGGAAACAAGGTTACGTACTGCTGCTGTGGCGCTTGCTGCGGCCCTGACCTCCCCGACGCTCTATGCCGCTATCGACAACATTGATTTCCATGGCTATCTGCGTGGTGGCGTGGGCGTATCGCAGGATGGCGGTATTGAAGAGTATCAAAAGAACAAGGTGGGCCGTCTGGGCAACGAAGCCGACACCTATGGCGAGGTTGAACTTGGCAGCGAGGTCTACAAAAAGGATGATGTCAGTTTCTACGTCGACACCATGGTCAGCATGTTCTCCGACGGCTCTAACGATAACGAAACCACCTTCGGCGACGACGCACAGTTTGGTTTACGTCAGCTGAACCTGCAGATTAAAGGGCTGGTGCCGGGTGACAAGGATGCGGTGATCTGGGGCGGTAAGCGCTACTACCAGCGTCACGATCTGCACATCATTGATACCAAATACTGGAATATCTCCGGCTCGGGCGCCGGTATCGAAAACTACACGCTGGGTCCGGGCGCTATTTCATTTGCGTGGATTCGTGGCGATGCGAATGACGTGGATTACCGCGTCGATGGCGATAACGACGTCAACATCAACTACCTCGATCTGCGCTATGCCGGCTGGACACCCTGGAGCGGCGCGTGGACGGAGTTCGGTATTGATTACGCGATGCCGAACACCACCAACAAACAGAAAGAATATGGTGGCCTGTATGACGCGGATAACGGCGTTATGGTCACCAGTGAAATCAGTCAGGACGTGTGGGGCGGCTATCAGAAACTGGTGTTCCAGTACGCCAACAAAGGCCTGGCGCAGAACATGATTTCGCAGGGCGGCGGCTGGTATGACATGTGGAACGATACCCAAAACGCCACCGGCTACCGCGTGATCAACACCGGCCTGCTGCCGATTACCGACAAGTTCTCCATTAATCAGGTCTTCACCTGGGGTTCAGCGGATGATGTGACCGCGCAGACCAGCAAAAGTACCCTGCTGTCGCTGGTGGGCCGGGGACAGTATCAGTTCACCCAGTATGTTCGCGGCATTGGCGAGGTCGGCAGCTTTTGGCAGAAAGATGAGAACAAAGTGGGCAGCGACTACAGACAGGCGGGTCAGAAATATACGCTGGCGCTGGGCCTGGCAGCCGGTCCCGAGTTTATGTCACGTCCGGAACTGCGTCTGTTTGCCTCTTACCTGAATGACTCAGAAGATGGACATAGCTTCAAAGACAACACCAGTAACAACACCTGGAACTTCGGCGTACAGGTCGAAGCCTGGTGGTAA
- a CDS encoding LacI family DNA-binding transcriptional regulator yields MKSKNATLEDVARHAGVSYQTVSRVLNKSANVSESTRRKVEQSIETLRYVPNRLAQQLVGKQSTTLGLVTTSLALHAPSQVAAAVKRYANAADYQVLIAMIDENVNQSLQNCINELKSQRVDKVIINVPLESSDAEKIVQENEDILCLFLDVDPYSSVFNVSFNPADGTRASVKYLYEQGHREFALLAGPEQSVSANLRLKSWLDTLESYRLKPVSVSHGNWDAQSGYNGVLQLLREAPEFSALLVGNDQMALGVLSALHQRGVAVPGQISVIGYDDTYESAFFHPALTTVSLDLDLQGKEAVARLLLASEQDEQRSSSILPAKLVVRSSTGSAGQQQRDLKQIAEQLRLLASKLE; encoded by the coding sequence ATGAAATCAAAAAATGCCACCTTAGAGGACGTCGCCCGTCATGCTGGCGTGTCGTATCAGACGGTATCAAGGGTTCTGAATAAGTCGGCAAATGTCTCGGAATCAACGCGGCGCAAGGTGGAACAGTCAATTGAGACCCTGCGCTACGTGCCTAACCGACTGGCGCAGCAGCTGGTGGGGAAGCAGAGTACGACGCTGGGTCTGGTGACCACATCGCTGGCTTTACATGCGCCATCACAGGTGGCCGCTGCGGTGAAACGTTATGCCAACGCAGCGGACTATCAGGTGCTGATTGCCATGATTGATGAGAACGTCAATCAAAGTCTGCAGAATTGTATCAATGAGCTGAAGTCTCAGCGGGTGGATAAGGTCATCATCAACGTCCCGCTGGAGAGCAGCGACGCTGAAAAGATTGTGCAGGAGAACGAAGACATCCTCTGCCTGTTCCTGGATGTGGATCCCTACAGCTCGGTGTTTAACGTTTCGTTTAACCCGGCTGATGGCACCCGCGCCAGCGTTAAATATCTCTATGAACAGGGGCATCGCGAATTTGCGCTGCTGGCCGGGCCTGAGCAGTCCGTCTCCGCCAATCTGCGGTTAAAGAGCTGGCTGGATACGCTGGAAAGTTACCGGCTGAAGCCCGTCAGTGTCAGTCACGGCAACTGGGATGCCCAGAGTGGGTATAACGGCGTGCTGCAACTGTTGCGGGAAGCGCCGGAGTTTAGTGCGCTGCTGGTGGGTAACGATCAGATGGCGCTGGGTGTGCTGAGCGCGCTGCATCAGCGCGGCGTGGCGGTGCCGGGTCAGATTTCGGTGATTGGCTATGATGACACCTATGAAAGCGCCTTCTTCCATCCGGCGCTGACGACGGTGTCGCTGGATCTGGATTTGCAGGGCAAGGAGGCGGTTGCGCGTCTGTTGTTAGCCAGTGAGCAGGATGAGCAGCGCTCCTCCTCGATTCTGCCCGCAAAGCTGGTGGTGCGCAGTTCGACCGGCAGCGCCGGGCAGCAGCAGCGCGATTTAAAGCAGATAGCCGAACAGCTACGGCTGCTCGCAAGCAAGCTTGAGTAG